One window from the genome of Schistocerca piceifrons isolate TAMUIC-IGC-003096 chromosome 1, iqSchPice1.1, whole genome shotgun sequence encodes:
- the LOC124798228 gene encoding 3-oxoacyl-[acyl-carrier-protein] synthase, mitochondrial, giving the protein MWRIQRIKVTSSAMVSFQQYSTAKRRRVVVTGIGVVSPLGCGAQHAWNRILSGDCGIVRLPDDRYGTLPCKIAALVKKGSSDGELNINLHFADRELRTMAPATVYAMVAAKEALEDANWFPQEEEMKQLTGVAIGMGMVDMEDICSTNESLKRGYNRVSPYFVPRILVNMAAGLISIRYGFKGPNHAVSTACATGAHAIGDAYRFIQHGDAKVMVCGATEASVNPLSIAGFCRLRALSTKFNDEPLKASRPFDKNRDGFVMGEGSAVIILEELDHAIQRGAQIYAEVLGYGLSGDASHLTAPNEDGLGATLAMSRAICDARLQPEEISYVNAHATSTPLGDEIEAKAISRLLGKHGGVAVSSTKGAHGHLLGAAGNLESVFTIMAIKTGFLPPSINIENAIDAKNVHFVSNIKREWNHQKRIALKNAFGFGGTNVSLCFSQYVS; this is encoded by the exons ATGTGGAGAATACAGAGA aTAAAAGTCACCTCTTCGGCTATGGTCAGTTTTCAGCAGTATTCAACGGCGAAAAGACGTCGTGTTGTCGTAACGGGTATAGGAGTCGTTTCTCCATTGGGGTGCGGGGCCCAGCATGCATGGAACAGAATATTATCAGGTGACTGTGGTATTGTTCGTCTCCCCGACGACAGATATGGAACCCTTCCATGCAAAATAGCAGCTCTGGTGAAAAAAGGAAGCAGTGATGGTGAATTAAATATAAATCTTCATTTCGCTGACAGGGAGCTAAGGACAATGGCGCCAGCGACAGTGTATGCAATGGTAGCAGCAAAAGAAGCGCTAGAGGATGCAAATTGGTTCCCACAGGAAGAGGAAATGAAACAGCTGACGGGTGTTGCAATAGGAATGGGAATGGTTGATATGGAAGATATTTGTAGCACAAATGAATCACTAAAGAGGGGATATAATCGTGTATCCCCATATTTTGTTCCTAGAATTCTTGTAAATATGGCAGCTGGTCTGATAAGCATTAGATATGGCTTTAAAGGACCTAACCATGCTGTTTCTACAGCTTGTGCAACTGGTGCTCATGCAATTGGCGATGCATATAGGTTTATACAGCATGGTGATGCCAAAGTTATGGTTTGTGGGGCCACTGAAGCAAGTGTCAATCCACTCTCAATTGCAGGATTTTGTAGGTTGAGAGCTCTTAGTACAAAATTTAATGATGAGCCTTTGAAAGCGTCAAGACCATTTGACAAGAACCGTGACGGTTTTGTGATGGGAGAAGGATCAGCCGTAATTATTTTAGAGGAACTAGACCATgctattcaaagaggtgctcaaaTATATGCAGAAGTGTTAGGGTATGGTTTATCTGGAGATGCATCTCATCTAACAGCACCCAATGAAGATGGACTGGGAGCGACATTAGCAATGTCAAGAGCAATATGTGATGCTAGGCTACAGCCAGAGGAAATAAGTTATGTCAATGCTCATGCTACATCTACTCCACTTGGTGATGAGATAGAGGCAAAGGCTATCAGCAGACTGCTTGGTAAACACGGTGGTGTTGCTGTTTCTTCAACCAAAGGAGCTCACGGACATTTGCTTGGTGCTGCAGGTAATCTAGAATCTGTGTTCACCATTATGGCTATTAAGACCGGCTTCTTACCTCCAAGCATAAATATTGAAAATGCAATTGATGCCAAAAATGTACATTTTGTTTCAAACATTAAGAGAGAGTGGAATCATCAGAAGAGGATTGCTTTAAAAAATGCATTTGGTTTTGGTGGAACTAATGTATCATTATGTTTTTCACAATATGTGAGCTAG